CCTGGGGCGGCCAGGACCCGCGGGCGGGCGCCTACATCCCGGTCATCCACGCCCTGCGCGACGACCTCACCCTGCTGCACGTCCAGGACTACAACTCGGGCTCGATCATGGGCCTGGACAACCAGTACCACTCGATGGGCGGCGCGGACTTCCACATCGCCATGACCGACATGCTGCTGACGGGCTTCCCGGTCGCGGGCGACACCACCAAGGTCTTCCCGGCCCTGCGCCCGGACCAGGTGGCCATCGGCCTCCCCGCCTCCACCCAGGCGGGCAACGGCCACACCTCGCCCGCCGAGGTGAACAAGGCACTGGACTGCCTGACCAAGAAGACCAACTGCGGTTCGTACCAGACCCATGGCACCTGGCCGGCGCTGCGCGGCCTGATGACCTGGTCGATCAACTGGGACCGCTTCAACCAGTGGGAGTTCTCGAAGAACTTCGACGCCTACGGCTGGTGACCCACAGGAGCATCCCGCACAGGCACCAGCTGCCCAGCACATCGAGGGGCCAGTGGTAGCCGCGTAGTACGAGGCCGATGCCCGTCGCCACCGTGAGCAGGACGGCGACGGGCATCGTCCACTTCGCACGCACCAGCAGGGCCGCACCGCAGTAGGCCACCATCGCGGTCGCCGTATGGCCCGAGGGGTAGTAGCCGGTCGCCTCGGTGAGCGGGCCCTGACGGCCGATCAGGGCCTTGAGGGGTACGACGAGCGCCGGAACCGCGGCCATGGCGAGGGCGGCGTACAGGGCTTTGCGACGGCGGCCGCTCCACAGTGCGTACGCGATCGCAGCGGCCAGGACAGGAAGCGCGACCGCCATACTGCCGAGGTCGGCCAGGAGGCCGGTCAGAGTGCTGGGTCCGCTTCCCACGATCTTGAGCTCGATGCGCTCGTCCAGGGACCGGAGCGGGCCGTCGGCGGCCACCTGCCAGGTGACCACCGCGAAGAGAAGGGCGCACAGCGCAGGCAGCGCCACAAGAAAAGAAGCCGGCCACCTCGGAACAGGGGGGGTGGTTCCGCAGTGGCCGGCCGGACCGGTTTGCCGCGCGCCCCGGGGGGTTTGGGGCGGGCGGCCATCCGATCGGTGAGGAGTTCCGGAGCCGAAGGCTCCAGTGGTGTGCGCGAGGGCACGACCAGAGCGAGGCTGGGGAGGCTCCGCCCTGGAGTCGCCCGCAGTCCCCTGCGAGCGGGGTGTTTCTCTCATCTGCTGGAACCGTACGGCAGGGGCCGGGGGACCGACAGCCGGATCTCCATCCCGCCATCGGCCCCGCACAGCTTCTTCACAGGCCCCGACCGTTCGGGTCCCTCACAAGCCCGCGAAGGCCTGCTCGATGATGTCCAGACCCTCGTTGAGCAGGTCTTCGCCGATTACCAGCGGCGGCAGGAAGCGCAGCACATTGCCGTACGTACCGCAGGTCAGCACCAGCAGACCCTCGGCGTGGCAGGCCTTGGCGAGCGCGGCGGTCGCGGCCGGGTTCGGCTCCTTGGAGTCGCGGTCCTTGACCAGCTCGATCGCGATCATCGCACCGCGGCCGCGGATGTCGCCGATGCTGCATCCCTCCTTGTCGGCGAACTTCTCGGCCATCGCGGTGAGGCGGCCCTTCATGACCTCCTCGATGCGCTTGGCCCTGCCGTTGAGGTCGAGCTCCTTCATCGTCTCGATGGCGCCGAGCGCACCGGCACAGGCCACCGGGTTGCCGCCGTACGTACCGCCGAGGCCGCCCGCGTGCGGGGCGTCCATGATCTCGGCGCGACCCGTCACCGCGGCGAGCGGCAGACCGCCCGCGATGCCCTTGGCGGTGGTGATCAGGTCCGGGACGATGCCCTCGTCCTCACAGGCGAACCACTGCCCGGTGCGGCAGAACCCGGACTGGATCTCGTCCGCCACGAACACGATGCCGTTGTCCTTGGCGAACTGCGAGATGGCGGGCAGGAAGCCCTTGGCCGGCTCGATGAAGCCGCCCTCGCCGAGAACCGGCTCGATGATGATCGCCGCGACGTTCTCGGCGCCGATCTGCTTGTTGATCATGTCGATGGCCTGCGCGGACGCCTCGGCGCCGGCGTTCTCGGCACCGGTCGGCCAGCGGTAGCCGTACGCGACGGGAACCCGGTACACCTCGGGCGCGAACGGCCCGAAGCCCTGCTTGTACGGCATGTTCTTGGCGGTCAGCGCCATCGTCAGGTTGGTACGCCCGTGGTAGCCGTGGTCGAACACGACGATCGCCTGGCGCTTGGTGTAGGCGCGGGCGATCTTGACGGCGTTCTCGACGGCCTCGGCGCCGGAGTTGAACAGCGCGGACTTCTTGGCGTGGTCGCCCGGCGTCAGCTCGGCGAGCGCCTCGGCGACCTCGACGTACCCCTCGTACGGCGTGACCATGAAACAGGTGTGGGTGAAGTCGGCGAGCTGCGCGGAGGCGCGGCGTACGACGGCCTCGGCGGAGGCGCCGACGGAGGTCACGGCGATGCCGGAACCGAAGTCGATGAGGCGGTTGCCGTCCACGTCCTCGATGACACCGCCGCCGGCGCGGGCGGTGAAGACGGGCAGCACGGACCCCACACCGCCGGCGACCGCGGCGGTACGGCGGGCCTGCAGCTCGATCGACTTCGGGCCGGGGATGGCGGTGACGACGCGGCGCTCCTGCGGGATGGCGGTCATGAGGGGCTCCTGGGGGGTGCTGTTGGACGTTGAGCGGCCCCGGGGACCGCTACTTCTCACTCTCCGCAGGCTAGGCGCGGGAACGGAGGGCGGGCATGCGCCGTTCGGGAGTGTTGGGGAGATGTCGTTGTCCCCGGCGGACAAGGGCAGCCCCAGGCTCGGCCACCCGCGCCCACACAGGCGGCCGCGGACCGCGGGCGCCTCAGGTGAACTCCCCGCACAAGGGCACTAGATTGACGGGGCACAGAGCGAGCCTGGCTGGTCAGGGGGCAGCAGTTCATGGATTCCGAAGGCACTTTCGACGCACGGGGCACACGGTCCAATCCGGTGCCGCGTCCCGCCGCGCCGCCGCCCGAGGTGCCGTCCGTCCCACGCGGAACCCCCGCCAGGCCGGCGCACGCGCCGGTCACCCGCCCGGCGGTCGTGGAATGGCTGCGCACCCCGCGGCCCGCGGCCGCCCCCGGCATCTGGCGTCTGGGCCACCGCGAGCGGCCGCAGGAGGAGCCGGACCTCGTCCCCGCACGCCAGCTGTTCAGCGGCGCCTTCATCGCCTACCTCTGCGGCTGGCTGCTCTGGTCACTGCTGTGGAACGGCTACCTCGAGGGGTGGTGGATCTTCGTCGACGAGTGGTGGCTGCTGCCGATGCTCTGGCTGGTGCCCGACGACTGGAGGTCCGCCGCCAGCCCCAACGTCGAGCTGTACGTCGCCGCGACCTATCTCTGGAATGCCCTCGTGCTGAGCCTGCTCGCCGTCGGCTTCGGCCGGGTCGGCAACTGGCGCGAGGTGTGGCTGCGGTACGGGGTGCCGCTGTGGCCGCTGTTCGTGCTGCTGCCGGGTGTGTGGCGCGAGATGCCGCGGACGGTCACCTGGCTCACCTGGGTGTCCAACATCTACTACGTGCTGCTCGTGGCGGCGATCGTCGCCGCCGTCGGCCGCATCGGCACCTGGCCGGCCGTCCGCCGGCGCGTTGGGACCCAGGCCCCAACGACCCCGCCGCCCCCGGCCGAGGCCGACCTCGCGGACTGGCCCGACCTGCGCGCCGCGGGCCTCGCCGACGCGGCAACGAGCCTCGCCGAAGCCACCCGCGCCGGGACGCTCGGCGATGTCGACTACGCCAGGATCCGGCGCGCGTGGCAGGGCGTGCACGCCAGGCCCGAGCGGCTCGCCGCCTTCACCGACACCGTCCGCAGGCACGGCGCCGCCGCCTGCGCCCACCCCTCCGGTGTGCGGGATCTGCCGGTGCGCACCGCCACCCACGACCTCGCCACCGCGCAGGTCAGGATCGGCACGGCTGTCGACGACGACCGCAACCCCTACGCACGCCGCACCACCGGCGTCGCCCTCGAACCCGCCCTCCTCGGCACCTCGCTGCTCGCCGTCGGGCCCTCCGGGTCCGGCAAGAGCGTGCGGCTCGTGCGGCCCGTCGTCGAGTCCATGTGCCTGCTCGCGCTCGCCAACCGCGCCGCCGTCGTCGCCGTCACCGCGCACGGCACCGGCCTCGCCCCCGACGACGCCTTCGATCTCGTCATCGCCGTCGGCCGCCCCGACTCCACCCACGACCTCGACCTCTACGGCGGCGCCGAAGACCCCGACGAGGCCGCCCGCACGCTCGCCGAAGCACTCGTCGGCGATCTCGCCGCCACCCTCCACGGCGGGGACAGCCGCCGCGCCGCCACCGCGCTGGCCCAGCTGATCGGCCCGTACCAGTGCGTCCACGGCCATTTCCCCGCCGTACCGGAGCTGCGCGAGCTGCTCGGCGGCGCACCCGCCGCCCTCGGCGCGCTGCGCATCGCCCTGGAGGCCGCCGGCGACCCCGGCGCCGCCGCCCAGCTGCGTGAACTCGCCGCCCGCGAACGGCAGTCGGCCCGCGCCGACGACGTCGGCGTACTGCTCGCCGAGCGGATCGCCTTCCTGGACCGGCCCGCGTTCGCGCACTTCTTCCGTACGGACGGCGGCGGCAGACAGTTCTCGCTGCGCGCCATCGAGCACCCGCTGCGCGTCCGTATCGACCTGCCCGAGCGCGGCCACGCCGAGGCCTCGCGGATCATCGCGCGCCTGCTCCTCGCCCAGTTCACCGAGGCCGCGCTCAGCCGCTCGGACCGGTCGCTCTTCGCCTGTCTGGTGCTGGACGACGCGACGTACACCGTGACCGCCGACTCGGTCCGCGCGGTACAGCGGCTGCGGTCCGCCAACGCCGGAGTGATCCTGGCGCTGCGAACGCTGGAGGACGTGGCGGAGCCGCTGCGCGACCCGCTGCTCGGCGCGGTCGGCTGCCGGATGGCCTTCGCGGGACTCGCGCCCTGGGACGGCGGACGGTTCGCCGAGACCTGGGGCACCGAGTGGGTGCAGACCCGGGACGTCACCAACCGGCAGATCATCTCCGACGAGCCCCTCACCAAGGCGCTGCACCTGATGCGACGTCTGGTCACCGGCAAGGCGGCGACCGCGGAAGCGATCACCGTGCGGGAGGTCGAGCGCGCCCGCTGGTCGGCGTCGGACCTCGCGCACGCCGTGCCCGCCGGGCACGCGGTGCTCTCGCTGACGACCGTACGGGGCGAGCACGCGCCACCCCTGCTGGTGGATCTGCGGACCTGACCGGGACCCGGAACCGCTACGCCCTGGCAGAATCGATGTACGCCGTTCATACGGGACGGCGAAAATCTCCCCGGTCTCTGCCTCTGCACCTCTGCTCGAAGGGCCTACGGTCCCATGCCCCCAACGCTCGCCTCGCTCGTCCAGCACTCGGCGCTCAAACTCACCGTGCGCGCCGGGGAGGACCGGCTCGAGACGCCCGTGCGCTGGGCGCATGTCAGCGAGCTCGCCGACCCCGTGCCGTACATGGAGGGCGGCGAGCTGCTGCTCGTCACGGCGATGACGCTGGACGCCGAGGACCATGAGGCGATGCGCCGCTATGTGCGCAGGCTGGTGGGCGCGGGCGTCGTCGGGCTCGGATTCGCTGTCGGCGTGTACTACGACGACATACCCGAAGCGCTCGTCGACGCGGCGAAGGAGGAGGGGCTTCCGCTCCTCGCCGTACCCCGCCGCACTCCCTTCCTCGCCATCAGCAAGGCGGTCTCGGCGGCGATCGCGGCCGACCAGTACCGGGCGGTGACGGCCGGTTTCGAGGTGCAGCGGGAGCTGACGCGCGCCGCGCTGGCCGAGGGCCCCGACGCGGTCGTCGCCCGCCTCGCCGCGCACATCGATGGCTGGGCCGCGCTGTACGACGCCTCCGGTGCGGTCGTCGCGGCCGCGCCGGAATGGGCCGCGCGCCGGGCCGCCCGGCTCACCGGCGACGTGGAGCGGCTGCGCGAGCGGTCCGCGCCCGCGAGCGCCGTCGTCGGCGACACCGAGGACCGGGTCGAGCTGCAGTCGCTGGGCACGGGACGGCGTGTGCGCGGTGCGCTGGCCGTCGGCACGGGAGCGCCGCTGGGCACCGCCGAGCGGTACGCCGTGCACTCCGCCGTCGCCCTGCTGACCCTGTCCACGGAGCGCTCGCGCTCGCTCCAGGCGGCCGAACAGCGGCTCGGCGCCGCCGTGCTGCGGATGCTGCTCTCCGGCCAGCAGGACCATGCCCGGGCGGTTGCCGGCGATCTGTACGGCGGTCTCCTCGACGCCCCCTTCCGGCTGCTGATCGCCGAGCCCGCCGGAGAGCCGGACCCCGCGGCGGAGCATCCGCTCCAGGCGTTCGCCGAGTCGCTTGAGTCGACCGCGGCCCGGGCGGGCGAGGCCCTGCTCGTCGTACCGGACACCGACGACCGTCTTGTGGTGCTGGCCGCGGACGGCGGCGCTGTCGTCGCGGCCTGCACCGCCGAGTACGCCGCCAAGGAGGCCGAGGACGCCGAAGCGGTCGTCGGGCTCTCCGCGCCGACCGGACCGATAGCGGCTGCGGGCGCGTACAAACAGGCCGAGCAGGCGCTCTCGGTCGCCCGGCGGCGCGGCCGCGCGCTGGTCGAGCACGAGGAGCTGGCAGCGGGATCGATCCTCCCGCTGCTCGCGGACGACGCGGTACGCGCCTTCGCGGACGGCATGCTGCGCGCGCTGTACGAACACGACGCGACCGGCCGCGGCGACCTCGTCGCCTCGCTGCGCGCCTGGCTCTCGCGCCACGGCCAGTGGGACGCGGCCGCCGCGGACCTCGGCGTACACCGCCATACGCTGCGCTACCGGATGCGGCGGGTCGAGGAGATCCTCGGCCGCTCGCTGGACGACCCGGACGTCCGGATGGAGCTCTGGCTCGCGCTGAAGACGACGGCGGGCGGCCCGGCGACGCAGTGACCGGCGAAGCGGTGACGGGCGACGCAGTGACAAGCGGGCGCAAGGTTTTTCCGTTTTCGTGCCCGAAGTCGGGCAAAATTATTGGTGGTTGATCGCCGAAGTGCCTAAGGTCCTGCCTCGTGGCCACCAACTCAAGCACTCCTGAGGCCGGCACCCCCGTCGTCGCTACCGTCGAAGCACCCCCGCCCGGCCGCCGGATATCCGGAGCCGTCTGGCTGGCGCTCGCCATCGTGTACGTCGTCTGGGGCTCCACCTACCTCGGCATCCGCATCGTCGTCGAGACCATGCCGCCCTTCCTGTCCGCAGGCGCCCGCTTCATCGTGGCGGGCCTGATCCTCGCCGGTCTCGTGGCCTGGCGGCAGGGGACCTCGGCGCTCAAGGTCACCCGCGCCCAGCTCGCCTCGGCGGCCCTGGTCGGCCTGCTGCTCCTGCTCGGCGGCAACGGCCTCGTGGTGCTCGCCGAGACCTCCGTGCCCTCCGGGCTCGCCGCCCTGCTGATCGCCGTCGTGCCCGCCTGGGTGGTCGTGCTGCGCAGGGCCTTCGGCGAGCGGCCCGGCCTCGGCGCGTATCTGGGCGTCCTGCTCGGTCTGGCGGGCCTCGCCGTGCTGACCCTCCCGGGCCTCAGCGGCGACGTTCGCCTGTGGGGCGTCCTCACCGTGATCGTGGCGACCGTCATGTGGTCGGTGGGCTCCTTCTCGTCCTCGAAGATCCCGATGCCGAAAAATCCCTTCGCGGCCAGCGCCTACGAGATGGTCGCGGGCGGCATCGGCTGTCTGCTGGTGGGCCTCGGGCGGGGCGAGCAGTACGGCTTCGTGCTCGGTGAGGTCTCCGGCCGCTCCTGGACGGCACTCGGCTACCTCGTCGTCTTCGGCTCGATCGTCGCGTTCACGGCGTACGCCTGGCTGCTGCACTCCGCGCCGCTGTCGCTGGTCGCGACCTACGCGTACGTCAACCCGGTCGTCGCCGTACTCCTCGGCGCGCTGATCCTGAACGAGCAGCTGAGCTGGCCGATCGCGGTCGGCGGCGCGGTGGTGGTGGCGGGTGTCTTCCTGATCGTGTCGACGGAACGTCGACGCTGACCCTGGGGGCAAGCCCCCGGACCCGTACGGCCTTCGGCCGTGTCCTCCATCGCGGGACGGGCTGAACCGGCACGCCAAAGCGGCGGATCCGGCCCGTCCACCACTCCACCTCGGACAAACGCCAGACCGCCCTCCCACCCCTACCGTGGGGCACAGACACCCCCACTACCTCGGAAGGGCCGGGACATGACCTCCACCCACGCCTTCTGGCTCGCCGGCCGCCAGGCCACCGGCGAGGCCACCTTCGACGTCACCTCCCCCTGGGACGGACACCTCGTCGGACAGGTCGCCGTCCCGACCGATGCCCAGATCGAGGAGGCCGTCGCCGCCGCGCACGCCGTACGCGACGAGTTCGCGGCGACCCCGGCACACGTGCGGGCCGCCGCCCTGGACCATGTCTCGCGCCGGCTCGTCGAGCGCACCGAGGAGATCGCCCAGCTGATCTCCGCCGAGAACGGCAAGCCGGTCAAGTGGGCTCGCGGCGAGGTCGGCCGCGCGGTCTCCGTCTTCCGCTTCGCGGCCGAGGAGGCCCGCCGCTTCAACGGCGGCGACGCCCAGCGCCTGGACACCGACGCAGGCGGCCAGGGCCGGCTCGCGCTGACCCGCCGCTTCCCCAAGGGCGCCGTCCTCGGCATCGCGCCGTTCAACTTCCCGCTGAACCTCTGCGCCCACAAGATCGCCCCGGCGATCGCGGTCGGCGCGCCGATCATCCTCAAGCCCGCCCCGGCGACGCCGCTGTCCGGCCTGATCATCGGCGAGCTGCTGGCCGAGACCGAGCTGCCCGCCGGTTCGTGGTCGGTGCTCCCGGTCCCGAACGACCGGATGCCCGCCCTCGTTCAGGACGAGCGCCTGCCGGTCATCTCCTTCACCGGCTCCGACACGGTCGGCTACGCGATCATGGACTCGGTGCCGCGCAAGCACTGCACCCTGGAGCTGGGCGGCAACGGCGCGGCAGTCGTCCTCGGCGACTGGGCCTCCGAGCAGGACCTGGACTGGGCGGCGACCCGTATCGCCACCTTCTCCAACTACCAGGGCGGCCAGTCCTGCATCTCCGTGCAGCGCGTGATCGCCGACGCCTCGGTGTACGAGCGCCTGCTGCCGAAGATCGTCGAGGCCGTCGGGGCCCAGGTCACCGGCGACCCTTCCGACTCCGCCACCGACGTCGGCCCGCTGGTCAGCGAGGACGCCGCCAAGCGTGTCGAGTCCTGGGTCGACGAGGCCGTACAGGCGGGCGCGCAGCTCCTGGCGGGCGGCAAGCGCGACGGCGCCTCCTACGCGCCCACCGTCCTCACCGACGTCCCGGCGGACGTCACCCTCTCCCGTGAGGAGGTCTTCGGACCGGTCCTCACGGTCAAGAGGGTCGACGGCGAGGCCGAGGCGTTCGCGGCCGTCAACGACTCCAAGTACGGCCTGCAGGCAGGTGTGTTCACGCACGATGTGCAGACCGCCTTCCGCGCCCACCGCGCCCTCGAGGTCGGCGGCGTGATCATCGGCGATGTGCCCTCCTACCGCGCTGACCAGATGCCGTACGGCGGTGCCAAGCAGTCCGGCGTCGGCCGCGAGGGCGTGCGGTTCGCGATGGACGACTACACGTACGAGCGGGTGCTGGTCCTCACCGGTCTGGCCCTGTAGCGCCCGTACGCCGAGACGACGGCCGGAGCCCGCTGTGCGGGGGCTCCGGCCGTTGCCGTGCCGCCGGGACACCGCTGTGCGAGCACTGGTGGAGAGGGCAGGAATCAGGTACTACGGACGGGTAGCACCGGTCGGTATGGCGACCTGCGCCCCGGCCGACGCCCCCGGAAGTCCCGACTCGCGGCGAGGTGAGCCTCATGTCCGCACCACCCGACAAGCTCCAGACTCCGAAGGTCAGTGAGCGCGAAGCACGGCAGGTCGCCGAGGCCGCGCGCGAACAGGGCTGGCGCAAACCCAGCTTCGCCAAGGAGCTGTTCCTGGGCCGGTTCCGCCTGGACCTGATCCATCCGCATCCGCTGCCCGCCCGCGAGGACAGCGCGCGCGGCGAGGCGTTCCTCGCCAAGCTGCGCGACTTCTGCGAGACGAAGATCGACGGCGCTCTCATCGAGCGCGAGGCGAAGATCCCCGACGAGGTGATCAACGGGCTCAAGGAGCTCGGCGCGCTCGGCATGAAGATCGACACGAAGTACGGCGGCCTCGGACTCACCCAGGTGTACTACAACAAGGCCCTGGCCCTGGTCGG
The Streptomyces lunaelactis genome window above contains:
- a CDS encoding aldehyde dehydrogenase family protein, with translation MTSTHAFWLAGRQATGEATFDVTSPWDGHLVGQVAVPTDAQIEEAVAAAHAVRDEFAATPAHVRAAALDHVSRRLVERTEEIAQLISAENGKPVKWARGEVGRAVSVFRFAAEEARRFNGGDAQRLDTDAGGQGRLALTRRFPKGAVLGIAPFNFPLNLCAHKIAPAIAVGAPIILKPAPATPLSGLIIGELLAETELPAGSWSVLPVPNDRMPALVQDERLPVISFTGSDTVGYAIMDSVPRKHCTLELGGNGAAVVLGDWASEQDLDWAATRIATFSNYQGGQSCISVQRVIADASVYERLLPKIVEAVGAQVTGDPSDSATDVGPLVSEDAAKRVESWVDEAVQAGAQLLAGGKRDGASYAPTVLTDVPADVTLSREEVFGPVLTVKRVDGEAEAFAAVNDSKYGLQAGVFTHDVQTAFRAHRALEVGGVIIGDVPSYRADQMPYGGAKQSGVGREGVRFAMDDYTYERVLVLTGLAL
- a CDS encoding ATP/GTP-binding protein; the protein is MDSEGTFDARGTRSNPVPRPAAPPPEVPSVPRGTPARPAHAPVTRPAVVEWLRTPRPAAAPGIWRLGHRERPQEEPDLVPARQLFSGAFIAYLCGWLLWSLLWNGYLEGWWIFVDEWWLLPMLWLVPDDWRSAASPNVELYVAATYLWNALVLSLLAVGFGRVGNWREVWLRYGVPLWPLFVLLPGVWREMPRTVTWLTWVSNIYYVLLVAAIVAAVGRIGTWPAVRRRVGTQAPTTPPPPAEADLADWPDLRAAGLADAATSLAEATRAGTLGDVDYARIRRAWQGVHARPERLAAFTDTVRRHGAAACAHPSGVRDLPVRTATHDLATAQVRIGTAVDDDRNPYARRTTGVALEPALLGTSLLAVGPSGSGKSVRLVRPVVESMCLLALANRAAVVAVTAHGTGLAPDDAFDLVIAVGRPDSTHDLDLYGGAEDPDEAARTLAEALVGDLAATLHGGDSRRAATALAQLIGPYQCVHGHFPAVPELRELLGGAPAALGALRIALEAAGDPGAAAQLRELAARERQSARADDVGVLLAERIAFLDRPAFAHFFRTDGGGRQFSLRAIEHPLRVRIDLPERGHAEASRIIARLLLAQFTEAALSRSDRSLFACLVLDDATYTVTADSVRAVQRLRSANAGVILALRTLEDVAEPLRDPLLGAVGCRMAFAGLAPWDGGRFAETWGTEWVQTRDVTNRQIISDEPLTKALHLMRRLVTGKAATAEAITVREVERARWSASDLAHAVPAGHAVLSLTTVRGEHAPPLLVDLRT
- a CDS encoding EamA family transporter, which codes for MATNSSTPEAGTPVVATVEAPPPGRRISGAVWLALAIVYVVWGSTYLGIRIVVETMPPFLSAGARFIVAGLILAGLVAWRQGTSALKVTRAQLASAALVGLLLLLGGNGLVVLAETSVPSGLAALLIAVVPAWVVVLRRAFGERPGLGAYLGVLLGLAGLAVLTLPGLSGDVRLWGVLTVIVATVMWSVGSFSSSKIPMPKNPFAASAYEMVAGGIGCLLVGLGRGEQYGFVLGEVSGRSWTALGYLVVFGSIVAFTAYAWLLHSAPLSLVATYAYVNPVVAVLLGALILNEQLSWPIAVGGAVVVAGVFLIVSTERRR
- the gabT gene encoding 4-aminobutyrate--2-oxoglutarate transaminase yields the protein MTAIPQERRVVTAIPGPKSIELQARRTAAVAGGVGSVLPVFTARAGGGVIEDVDGNRLIDFGSGIAVTSVGASAEAVVRRASAQLADFTHTCFMVTPYEGYVEVAEALAELTPGDHAKKSALFNSGAEAVENAVKIARAYTKRQAIVVFDHGYHGRTNLTMALTAKNMPYKQGFGPFAPEVYRVPVAYGYRWPTGAENAGAEASAQAIDMINKQIGAENVAAIIIEPVLGEGGFIEPAKGFLPAISQFAKDNGIVFVADEIQSGFCRTGQWFACEDEGIVPDLITTAKGIAGGLPLAAVTGRAEIMDAPHAGGLGGTYGGNPVACAGALGAIETMKELDLNGRAKRIEEVMKGRLTAMAEKFADKEGCSIGDIRGRGAMIAIELVKDRDSKEPNPAATAALAKACHAEGLLVLTCGTYGNVLRFLPPLVIGEDLLNEGLDIIEQAFAGL
- a CDS encoding PucR family transcriptional regulator, translated to MPPTLASLVQHSALKLTVRAGEDRLETPVRWAHVSELADPVPYMEGGELLLVTAMTLDAEDHEAMRRYVRRLVGAGVVGLGFAVGVYYDDIPEALVDAAKEEGLPLLAVPRRTPFLAISKAVSAAIAADQYRAVTAGFEVQRELTRAALAEGPDAVVARLAAHIDGWAALYDASGAVVAAAPEWAARRAARLTGDVERLRERSAPASAVVGDTEDRVELQSLGTGRRVRGALAVGTGAPLGTAERYAVHSAVALLTLSTERSRSLQAAEQRLGAAVLRMLLSGQQDHARAVAGDLYGGLLDAPFRLLIAEPAGEPDPAAEHPLQAFAESLESTAARAGEALLVVPDTDDRLVVLAADGGAVVAACTAEYAAKEAEDAEAVVGLSAPTGPIAAAGAYKQAEQALSVARRRGRALVEHEELAAGSILPLLADDAVRAFADGMLRALYEHDATGRGDLVASLRAWLSRHGQWDAAAADLGVHRHTLRYRMRRVEEILGRSLDDPDVRMELWLALKTTAGGPATQ
- a CDS encoding phosphatase PAP2 family protein — translated: MRETPRSQGTAGDSRAEPPQPRSGRALAHTTGAFGSGTPHRSDGRPPQTPRGARQTGPAGHCGTTPPVPRWPASFLVALPALCALLFAVVTWQVAADGPLRSLDERIELKIVGSGPSTLTGLLADLGSMAVALPVLAAAIAYALWSGRRRKALYAALAMAAVPALVVPLKALIGRQGPLTEATGYYPSGHTATAMVAYCGAALLVRAKWTMPVAVLLTVATGIGLVLRGYHWPLDVLGSWCLCGMLLWVTSRRRRSSSRTPTG